The nucleotide window CCCTGCCCCGGCGCGCATCCGGCCGAAGAGGTCTTCAAACAACCCTCCTCCACCGCCGCCTCCGCCCCCCTGGGCGTAGGAGCCGATGAGGTCGCTGAAGTCGAACGTCTCTTCGCCCTGTCCGCCGAACCGCGAAGCCCATTCCGAAGCGCCCGCGCGAGGGCCGGCGCCCATGCCTTCAAAGCCGGCGGCGCCGTAGCGGTCGTACATCGCCCGTTTTTCCTGGTCGGAAAGGACGTCGTACGCTTGCTGGACTTCCTTGAAGCTCTTCTCGGCGGACTTGTCCCCCGGGTTTACGTCCGGGTGATACTTCCGGGCCAGCTTGCGGTAGGACTTCTTGATGGCGTCGGGATTCGCATCCCGCGGCACATCGAGGACCTCGTAGTAATCACGATCAGGCATAACGGCTTACGATCCACTTGGCCCTGATGATCGACCCGCTCCATTCTAGTTCGCCGCGGCGGTGATTCCAAGCGAAGCCGCGTCAACTCAGGTTGCGCGGGCCGAACGCCGACGGGAGGAGCTTGTCGAGGGTCGTCCTGATTTCGTCCGGACCGTCGCAGCGGCAGACGACCTCGCAGCTCGGGCCGAACTCGTTGAGCACCTGGCGGCAGGCGCCGCAGGGTGCTGTCGGCGTCGTCGTCGGCGTGTAAATCAGCACGGCGCGGATCTCGGGACGTTCGCCCGAACCGACCAGACGAAACACAGCGTTCCGTTCGGCGCAGATCGTGAGACCGTACGAGGCGTTCTCGACGTTGCAGCCCGCGACGATCGCGCCGGACTCAGTGAGGACGGCCGCTCCGACGCGGAACTTGCTGTAAGGGCAATAGGCTCTGGCGGCCGCTTCCTTCGCAGCCGCCAGCAGCCGGTCGATCTCGTCGTCGGAGATCATTGTGGAGCCTCGTCAGTGACTGGCGGTCGCGGTTGCTTCCGCTTCGGCCGCGACGCCCACTCGGTGGCAGAAGTCGCCGAACCCCTCGCCGTCCAGCCGTTCCACCTTGAAGCGGGCGAAGATCGGGGCGAGTTCCGTGACGATCTGGTCGTGGGGAACGTAATCCTTGTATTCGACGTTCAGCCGGTCGCCCGTCGTCCGGCCGCCGAGGAAGACGGTGTACGTGCCGGGACCGGGAAGACCGTCGGGGCCGAGCTTCGCCGACCGGCCGACGAGGCCGATGTCCGCGTTGTAGGGCCTGGCACAGCCGTTCGGGCAGCCCGTCATGCGGACCGTGAAGCGCTCGTCCTCAAGACCCTGGCGAGACAGTTCAGCCTCGATCATGTCGATGACGGAGGGGAGCGCCCGCTCGGCGTCAGTCACGGCCAGGCCGCAGGTGGGGAGCGCCGGGCAGGCCATGGACCAGCGACGGACCGTGGAGACGCGCTGGACGTCGGCAATGCCGTATTCTTCAAGCCAGGCGTTGATCTCGTTCTTCCAGGCGGGCTCCAGATCCATCAGCAGAACCTTCTGCTGGCAGGTGAGCCGGCCGGGAGTGCCGTACTTCTCGAAGAAGGCCTTCAGGCCGCTGGCCAGCCGAAGGTTCCCTTCATCCTTGATTCGGCCATTCTGAACGGGGATGCCCAGGAAGAGCTTGCCGTCGCCCTGTTCGTGCCAGCCCATGTGATCGTCGACGTCGGTGACGTGGACGTCGCGGGGGTCCTCAAGCTTCCGGCCCAGGTATTCCTCAACCTTGGCTCGGAATGCGGGCATACCCCAGTCGGCGACAAGGTACTTGATTCGGGCCCGCTTACGATCGGTGCGGTCGCCGAAGTCTCGGAAAACGCGGACGACGGCCTCGCCGACCTCGCGGACGTCCTTCCGAGGGATGTAGCCCATCTCCAGGGCGAGGAACGGGAAGGTCTTCGATGCGCTGGGGGAAGTCCCCAGGCCGCCCCCGACGAGCACGTTGTAGCCGACGATCTTTTCGCCTTCGACGACGGCCAGGAAGCCCAGGTCGTTGGCGTAGACGTCGGTGCAATTGTCGTCAGGGAAAGCGAAGGCCGTCTTGAACTTACGAGGGAGGTACGTCTTGCCCAGAATCGGCTCGACGGCGTCGTCTCCGGGCTGCTTGACGAGCGGCGATCCAGCCGGGGGCAGGCTCTCGATCTTCTCGCCGTCCATCCAGATGTCCCAGTACGTGGTCGCCCGAGGCGCCACGTGAGACGCCCAGAGCTGGGCGTCCTCGTTGATCTGCTCGTGCTTGCGATCCTTGATCGGCGCGGGGCAAGCCAGGACGTTCCGCTCGACGTCGCCGCAGGCCGCGAGCGTGCAGAGGAGATTCTCGTTGAGGTGGCGGATCACCACCGCGATGTCCTGCTTCAGGACGCCGTGGAACTGAAACTCCTGCCGGGTCGTGATTCGGAGCGAGCCGTTCCCGACGAGCCGGCGGATCTCGTCGCAGACGAGATACTGGTGGGCCGTCATCCGACCGCCGACCATCCGGACCCGGATCATCACCGAGTAGGCGTATTCCTTCTTTTCCCGCTTCAGCCGCGGCCTTTGATCCCGGTCGTCCTGCATGTACGAGCCGTGGAACTTGAGGATCTGGCCGGCGTCGTCGGAGAACGACGGCTGATCGTTGTGGATCTCTTCGGCCAGAATCTGCTTGAGGTATCCGCTCGCCGCCTTCAGCCCCTCATTCTTGGAGAGTTTGGGCTTCTGGCTTCCTCCGTTCGCCTCGGACATGATCACACCCCTTCGAAGAGCTTCGCTTGAATCTTCACCATTATAGCGAACATGGTCGTGTTTCAAATGGACGCGCGAGATCCCGTGAGGACTGAGGATCTGTCATCGCGTCGAGATCACTTGGGCGTCTCGGCGGCCGGGGGCGTCGCCGGCGGGTTCTCGACCGGCTTCGTCGTGGGGGCCGGGGTGGGAGCGGGAGCGCTGGCCGCGGCATTGGCTGCTTCCATGCGCTTCTGCTGGGCCTGAGCCTCGATCATTCGGCTGAGGCCCTGGAGGATCATTTCGGTGTTGTCATCGACGGTGGCGTCGGGGGGGGCCTGGAAAGCGAAGTCCGCGTCGCTCAGGGACGGATCGAACTTCACGTCGGAGTAGACGAGGACCAGGTCGCTCGGCTCCGGTTTCTCCTGCTTGTCCGAGGCGCTCTTCGTGGTGATCCGCTTGCCGTCGAGCGTGGTGGTCCGTTTGTCGATGAGCATCGTCTCCGGACGACCTTGCAGCTCAAGCTTGTAGGGCCAGCCGTTTTCCTTGTCGAAGGTCAGGGTCGCCAGGCTGGGAACGTAGGACGGGAGCAGGCCGACCTGCGGCACGGGACGACCTTCGGGGACGGCGAGCCCCGCGCGATCACGCCAGGCGCCCCTGGCGATCCATACTGGACGTCCGTCGAGATCCCCTTCCTCAATCTGGTCGAAGCGGACCGCGCTGCGAACGCCCGAGAGCAGCATTTCGGGGCCCGTAAAGCCGAGGCTGGAAAGGATCTGCTCCCGGACCTGCTTGTCGACCTCCGGCGCCTGAAGCCGTTCGAGGACTGGCTTGACGCTCAACTTGCTGTACGACGGGGAGTCGAGAAGCTTCTGGAAGTTCCAGAGGACGTCGCCGTTGGAAACTTGCAGGATCGTCCCGGTCGACCCAGGCAGGCCGGCGACGTCGAGCCGGAGTAAGACCCGCGACCCCGGCGCCTTGAGATATCGTCCCTTCACCTGGAACGACTGGCCCATCATCTTCACACTCTGGGCGAGCGTGGCCGAGACCGTCTTGACGGCGGCGACCTTGGGGATCGCCGCAT belongs to Paludisphaera rhizosphaerae and includes:
- a CDS encoding cytidine deaminase, whose amino-acid sequence is MISDDEIDRLLAAAKEAAARAYCPYSKFRVGAAVLTESGAIVAGCNVENASYGLTICAERNAVFRLVGSGERPEIRAVLIYTPTTTPTAPCGACRQVLNEFGPSCEVVCRCDGPDEIRTTLDKLLPSAFGPRNLS
- a CDS encoding NADPH-dependent assimilatory sulfite reductase hemoprotein subunit encodes the protein MSEANGGSQKPKLSKNEGLKAASGYLKQILAEEIHNDQPSFSDDAGQILKFHGSYMQDDRDQRPRLKREKKEYAYSVMIRVRMVGGRMTAHQYLVCDEIRRLVGNGSLRITTRQEFQFHGVLKQDIAVVIRHLNENLLCTLAACGDVERNVLACPAPIKDRKHEQINEDAQLWASHVAPRATTYWDIWMDGEKIESLPPAGSPLVKQPGDDAVEPILGKTYLPRKFKTAFAFPDDNCTDVYANDLGFLAVVEGEKIVGYNVLVGGGLGTSPSASKTFPFLALEMGYIPRKDVREVGEAVVRVFRDFGDRTDRKRARIKYLVADWGMPAFRAKVEEYLGRKLEDPRDVHVTDVDDHMGWHEQGDGKLFLGIPVQNGRIKDEGNLRLASGLKAFFEKYGTPGRLTCQQKVLLMDLEPAWKNEINAWLEEYGIADVQRVSTVRRWSMACPALPTCGLAVTDAERALPSVIDMIEAELSRQGLEDERFTVRMTGCPNGCARPYNADIGLVGRSAKLGPDGLPGPGTYTVFLGGRTTGDRLNVEYKDYVPHDQIVTELAPIFARFKVERLDGEGFGDFCHRVGVAAEAEATATASH
- a CDS encoding LolA family protein; protein product: MRIHRNASRITLAAALVTALATGSTFAQTPAPSQPAQAPPAGALGAKPAAPAEEPPTEAEKLIDAAIPKVAAVKTVSATLAQSVKMMGQSFQVKGRYLKAPGSRVLLRLDVAGLPGSTGTILQVSNGDVLWNFQKLLDSPSYSKLSVKPVLERLQAPEVDKQVREQILSSLGFTGPEMLLSGVRSAVRFDQIEEGDLDGRPVWIARGAWRDRAGLAVPEGRPVPQVGLLPSYVPSLATLTFDKENGWPYKLELQGRPETMLIDKRTTTLDGKRITTKSASDKQEKPEPSDLVLVYSDVKFDPSLSDADFAFQAPPDATVDDNTEMILQGLSRMIEAQAQQKRMEAANAAASAPAPTPAPTTKPVENPPATPPAAETPK